A single region of the Streptomyces sp. NBC_01803 genome encodes:
- a CDS encoding sulfite oxidase-like oxidoreductase: protein MGQPDSRAGEAPQRRGDDRLPPGQRPQRGWPVTHYGPVPKFRAERWEFRVFGATADGDKHCWTHEEFAALPYETVVGDLHCVTKFSMLDVEWGGVRAATVMSLAPPAPGVTHVMVWAEYGYSANLRLADFTDGRTLFATHRAGELLTAEHGFPLRLVVPHLYAWKGPKWVRGVEYMTADRRGFWEERGYHNVGDPWGEQRYSYQEEPGDGPEL from the coding sequence ATGGGTCAGCCGGACAGCCGCGCGGGGGAGGCGCCCCAGCGGCGCGGGGACGACCGGCTTCCGCCGGGCCAGCGCCCGCAGCGTGGCTGGCCGGTGACGCACTACGGCCCGGTCCCCAAGTTCCGCGCCGAGCGCTGGGAGTTCCGCGTCTTCGGGGCGACGGCGGATGGCGACAAGCACTGCTGGACCCACGAGGAGTTCGCCGCGCTGCCGTACGAGACGGTTGTCGGGGATCTGCACTGCGTGACCAAGTTCAGCATGCTGGACGTCGAATGGGGCGGTGTGCGCGCGGCCACGGTCATGTCGCTGGCCCCGCCCGCGCCCGGTGTCACCCATGTGATGGTGTGGGCCGAGTACGGCTACAGCGCCAATCTGCGGCTCGCGGACTTCACCGACGGGCGCACCCTCTTCGCCACCCACCGGGCGGGCGAGCTGCTGACGGCCGAGCACGGCTTCCCGCTGCGCCTGGTGGTGCCGCACCTGTATGCCTGGAAGGGCCCGAAGTGGGTGCGCGGCGTGGAGTACATGACGGCCGACCGCCGCGGCTTCTGGGAGGAGCGCGGCTATCACAACGTGGGCGACCCGTGGGGCGAGCAGCGGTACTCCTACCAGGAGGAGCCGGGCGACGGCCCCGAGCTGTGA
- a CDS encoding deoxyribonuclease IV, which yields MSVSPPRRPRPRDRNPIGGHVPVAGGLAAIGVPYARVMGAEALQVFVANPRGWATPAGDPRQDELFRAACAVEDLPAYVHAPYLINLGSDNENTARLSVVSLRHSLRRARAIGARGVVVHTGAATGGRSRGTALAQVRELLLPLLDELTDDDPPLLLEPTAGQGASLCSRVEDLGPYLAALDGHPSLGICLDTCHAFAAGHDLAAPGGAKALLDELVEVAGPGRLRLIHANDSKDVAGAHKDRHENVGAGHIGAEPFADLLRHPATAGVPLIIETPGRAAGHAADVARLKELRDG from the coding sequence GTGAGCGTTTCCCCACCGCGGCGGCCCCGCCCCCGCGACCGCAATCCCATCGGCGGCCATGTCCCCGTAGCCGGGGGCCTGGCCGCCATCGGCGTTCCCTACGCCCGCGTGATGGGCGCCGAGGCCCTCCAGGTCTTCGTCGCCAATCCGCGCGGCTGGGCCACCCCGGCCGGGGACCCGCGCCAGGACGAGCTCTTCCGCGCCGCGTGCGCCGTCGAGGACCTGCCCGCGTACGTGCACGCGCCGTATCTGATCAACCTGGGGTCGGACAACGAGAACACCGCCCGGCTCTCCGTCGTCTCGCTCCGCCACTCGCTGCGCCGCGCCCGCGCGATCGGAGCGCGCGGCGTCGTCGTCCACACCGGTGCCGCGACCGGCGGCCGGAGCCGGGGAACGGCGCTGGCCCAGGTGCGGGAGCTGCTGCTGCCGCTGCTGGACGAGCTGACCGACGACGACCCTCCGCTGCTGCTGGAGCCCACGGCGGGCCAGGGTGCCTCGCTCTGCTCGCGCGTCGAGGACCTCGGACCGTATCTGGCGGCGCTCGACGGGCACCCAAGCCTGGGGATCTGCCTGGACACCTGCCACGCCTTCGCCGCCGGTCACGACCTCGCGGCGCCCGGCGGCGCCAAGGCGCTGCTGGACGAGCTGGTGGAGGTCGCCGGGCCCGGCCGGCTGCGGCTGATCCACGCCAATGACTCCAAGGACGTGGCGGGCGCCCACAAGGACCGGCACGAGAACGTCGGCGCCGGGCACATCGGCGCGGAGCCGTTCGCGGACCTGCTCCGGCACCCGGCGACGGCGGGCGTTCCGCTGATCATCGAGACCCCCGGCAGGGCGGCGGGACACGCCGCCGACGTGGCGCGGCTCAAGGAGCTGCGCGACGGCTGA
- a CDS encoding transglycosylase SLT domain-containing protein, producing the protein MPALRSFPKPRTSRMRSTATAALASAGVAALALTVVPAAADSGQPAAGARTDRAVSFDLKAADIPGQRPASDGNALRTAERAANATEVGSVLAGAAERQHTDAARRAGADADAAREAAEAAHEAERAADRDAERAESSVTEVAEVAEVAEATTEPPAAEPAAEPAAEPAAEPAAEPAAPVYTDDLDGWIREALDVMAANGIPGTYDGLHRNIMRESSGDPKAINLWDINAINGTPSIGLLQVIQPTFDAYYVEGTPYDIYDPVANLVAAANYAADRYGSIDNVFGAY; encoded by the coding sequence ATGCCCGCTCTTCGCAGCTTCCCCAAGCCCCGCACGTCCCGCATGCGCAGTACCGCCACCGCCGCGCTCGCCTCGGCGGGTGTGGCGGCCCTGGCCCTCACCGTCGTCCCGGCCGCCGCCGACTCCGGGCAGCCCGCGGCCGGCGCCCGGACCGACCGGGCCGTCTCCTTCGATCTGAAGGCCGCCGACATACCGGGCCAGCGTCCGGCGTCCGACGGCAACGCCCTGCGGACCGCCGAGCGCGCCGCGAACGCCACCGAGGTCGGATCCGTGCTGGCCGGCGCCGCCGAGCGGCAGCACACCGACGCCGCCCGCCGGGCCGGCGCCGACGCGGACGCAGCGCGCGAGGCCGCCGAGGCCGCGCACGAGGCCGAGCGGGCCGCCGACCGCGACGCCGAGCGCGCGGAGTCCTCGGTCACCGAGGTCGCCGAGGTCGCCGAGGTCGCCGAGGCCACCACCGAGCCGCCCGCCGCCGAACCCGCCGCCGAACCAGCCGCCGAACCCGCCGCCGAGCCCGCCGCCGAGCCCGCCGCCCCGGTCTACACCGACGACCTCGACGGCTGGATTCGCGAGGCGCTGGACGTCATGGCGGCGAACGGAATTCCGGGCACCTACGACGGCCTGCACCGGAACATCATGCGGGAATCGAGCGGCGACCCGAAAGCGATCAATCTCTGGGACATCAACGCGATCAACGGCACCCCGTCGATCGGTCTGCTCCAGGTGATCCAGCCCACGTTCGACGCCTATTACGTCGAGGGCACGCCGTACGACATTTACGACCCGGTCGCCAACCTCGTCGCCGCCGCGAATTACGCGGCCGACCGCTACGGCTCGATCGACAACGTCTTCGGCGCGTACTGA
- the pknB gene encoding Stk1 family PASTA domain-containing Ser/Thr kinase, with translation MDATLHDPLIGHVVDGRYRVEERIAVGGMATVYRALDTRLDRVLALKVMHPALAADAAFVERFIREAKSAARLGHPNIVGVLDQGTDGPYVYLAMEYVAGCTLRDVLRERGALSPRAALDILEPMLAGLAAAHLAGLIHRDIKPENVLIGDDGRVKVADFGLVRGVDTHTSATTGSLLGTVSYLAPEQIDGRAVDARTDVYACGVLLYETLTGAKPHTGDSPARVLYAHVNEDVPLPSLAVPELAAELDGLVARAAAREPMRRPADAAGLWSLTRAVRAALTDGQLDIVPPARAAATAGQAAVGPEDRTSVVPRPPDVAAHRSDGVNVTARIELPPLPPPPLPPAPARGRRLPRPRPVPLIIAVLVLLLGGVGIWYINSGQFLRTPGVYDLPRAEAERALRDAGLRVRVEEDFSETVEPGHVISTDPGRGERIRKNATVTITVSQGPEVTEVPNVRGLPLEDAQRELEEAGLSPGDESWRYSTEVPRGSVIETDPPAGEERRPNQAVDLAVSRGREITVPDVTGFGEAAATRALEALGLEVEVESERVYAEEEAGTVAEQSLRAGESTGEGDTIRLTLSKGPEMIVVPDVRGMDEGEARDVLEAAGFEVDVNRLFFTGEVFNQSVHSGDSAPRGSTITIWVR, from the coding sequence GTGGACGCCACCCTTCACGACCCGCTGATCGGGCACGTTGTCGACGGCCGCTACCGGGTCGAGGAGCGGATCGCCGTGGGCGGCATGGCGACGGTCTACCGGGCACTGGACACCCGTCTCGACCGGGTGCTCGCGCTGAAGGTGATGCATCCCGCGCTGGCGGCGGACGCCGCGTTCGTCGAACGGTTCATCCGCGAGGCCAAGTCGGCGGCCCGGCTGGGCCACCCGAACATCGTCGGCGTCCTGGACCAGGGCACCGACGGCCCCTACGTGTACCTCGCCATGGAGTACGTCGCCGGCTGCACCCTGCGGGACGTGCTCCGCGAGCGCGGCGCGCTGTCGCCCCGGGCGGCCCTGGACATCCTGGAGCCGATGCTCGCCGGGCTCGCCGCCGCGCACCTGGCGGGGCTGATCCACCGCGACATCAAGCCGGAGAACGTCCTGATCGGCGACGACGGCCGGGTGAAGGTCGCGGACTTCGGCCTGGTGCGCGGCGTGGACACGCACACCTCGGCCACCACCGGCTCACTGCTCGGCACCGTCTCCTACCTGGCGCCCGAGCAGATCGACGGCCGCGCCGTGGACGCCCGCACCGACGTGTACGCCTGCGGCGTGCTGCTGTACGAGACGCTGACGGGCGCGAAGCCGCACACCGGGGACTCCCCGGCCCGCGTGCTGTACGCGCACGTGAACGAGGACGTGCCACTGCCCTCGCTCGCCGTGCCGGAGCTGGCGGCCGAGCTGGACGGTCTGGTGGCGCGGGCCGCCGCGCGCGAGCCGATGCGCCGCCCGGCCGACGCCGCCGGGCTGTGGTCGCTGACGCGAGCGGTACGCGCCGCGCTGACCGACGGGCAGCTCGACATCGTGCCGCCCGCCCGCGCCGCCGCGACCGCCGGGCAGGCGGCCGTGGGCCCCGAGGACCGCACGAGCGTGGTGCCGCGCCCGCCGGACGTGGCCGCGCACCGCTCCGACGGCGTGAACGTCACCGCCCGCATCGAGCTGCCACCGCTGCCCCCGCCTCCCCTCCCCCCGGCGCCCGCGCGCGGTCGGCGGCTGCCGCGCCCCCGACCGGTACCGCTGATCATCGCGGTGCTGGTACTGCTCCTGGGCGGCGTGGGGATCTGGTACATCAACTCGGGCCAGTTCCTCCGCACCCCCGGCGTGTACGACCTGCCGCGGGCCGAGGCCGAGCGGGCGCTGCGGGACGCCGGGCTGCGCGTGCGGGTCGAGGAGGACTTCTCCGAGACGGTGGAGCCGGGCCACGTGATCTCGACCGACCCCGGGCGCGGCGAGCGGATCAGGAAGAACGCGACCGTCACCATCACGGTCTCCCAGGGCCCCGAGGTGACGGAGGTGCCCAACGTCCGTGGGCTGCCGCTGGAGGACGCCCAGCGGGAGCTGGAGGAGGCCGGGCTGAGCCCCGGCGACGAGAGCTGGCGGTACTCCACGGAGGTGCCGCGCGGCTCGGTGATCGAGACCGATCCGCCCGCGGGCGAGGAACGGCGGCCGAACCAGGCCGTCGACCTGGCCGTCAGCAGGGGCCGGGAGATCACCGTGCCGGACGTCACCGGTTTCGGCGAGGCCGCGGCGACCAGGGCGCTGGAGGCCCTGGGCCTGGAGGTGGAGGTCGAGTCCGAGCGCGTGTACGCCGAGGAGGAGGCGGGCACCGTCGCGGAGCAGTCCCTCCGGGCCGGGGAGAGCACCGGCGAGGGGGACACGATCCGGCTGACGCTCTCCAAGGGGCCGGAGATGATCGTGGTGCCCGACGTCCGCGGCATGGACGAGGGCGAGGCACGCGACGTCCTGGAGGCGGCGGGCTTCGAGGTGGACGTGAACCGGCTGTTCTTCACCGGCGAGGTGTTCAACCAGTCCGTACACAGCGGGGACAGCGCCCCGCGCGGCTCCACGATCACCATCTGGGTCCGCTGA
- a CDS encoding DUF4190 domain-containing protein produces the protein MPSAAPSYGYPLGWAVPPRVEFSGMAITAFVLSLFVFPAGLALGILALARLGVRHQRGKGLAIAAVVIASAQIVALSVIVPVVVHTAEDDSGDSGDGEHSDDALPDDRPQDPGPEAVEIDVFDIRVGDCFDSGVGLEGFGGGAQEMTVTRLPCDSPHEAEAYGLAHVEGYDAFPGEEELREISIRECDELLQDYILDTWTLPYEVFPYYYYPVAESWQFGDREILCFLGHDEGPELTETLRGDAGALGPEQSRYLEITTPLELSIWDEPGTGERLSERREWAADMVGDIEREITELSAGSWSGEVAELVPSLVEARELSLRHWRAARDAADVAAFEEAVDSGYTLLGVDWEIAIRESLGLTTGG, from the coding sequence GTGCCGTCGGCCGCGCCGTCGTACGGCTATCCGCTGGGCTGGGCGGTGCCGCCGCGGGTCGAGTTCAGCGGGATGGCGATCACCGCGTTCGTCCTGTCGCTGTTCGTCTTCCCCGCCGGTCTCGCCCTCGGCATCCTCGCCCTGGCCCGGCTCGGCGTCCGGCACCAGCGCGGGAAGGGGCTCGCCATCGCGGCCGTGGTCATCGCCTCGGCGCAGATCGTGGCGCTGTCCGTCATCGTCCCGGTCGTCGTCCACACCGCCGAGGACGACAGCGGCGACAGCGGCGACGGCGAGCACAGCGACGACGCGCTGCCCGACGACCGTCCCCAGGACCCCGGTCCCGAGGCCGTCGAGATCGACGTCTTCGACATCAGGGTCGGCGACTGCTTCGACTCCGGCGTCGGCCTGGAGGGCTTCGGCGGCGGCGCCCAGGAGATGACGGTCACCCGGCTGCCCTGCGACAGCCCGCACGAGGCCGAGGCGTACGGTCTCGCGCACGTGGAGGGCTACGACGCCTTCCCCGGCGAGGAGGAGCTGCGCGAGATCTCCATCCGCGAGTGCGACGAGCTGCTCCAGGACTACATCCTGGACACCTGGACGCTGCCCTACGAGGTCTTCCCCTATTACTACTACCCGGTGGCCGAGAGCTGGCAGTTCGGCGACCGGGAGATCCTGTGCTTCCTCGGCCACGACGAGGGCCCGGAGCTGACGGAGACCCTGCGCGGCGACGCGGGCGCCCTGGGGCCCGAGCAGTCGCGGTACCTGGAGATCACCACGCCGCTGGAGCTGTCCATCTGGGACGAGCCGGGGACCGGCGAGCGGCTCTCCGAGCGCCGCGAGTGGGCCGCGGACATGGTCGGGGACATCGAGCGGGAGATCACGGAGCTGTCGGCGGGGAGCTGGTCCGGCGAGGTCGCGGAGCTCGTCCCGAGCCTGGTCGAGGCGCGCGAGCTCAGCCTGCGCCACTGGCGGGCGGCGAGGGACGCCGCGGACGTGGCCGCGTTCGAGGAGGCGGTCGACTCCGGCTACACCCTGCTCGGTGTCGACTGGGAGATCGCCATCCGTGAGTCGCTCGGCCTGACCACCGGCGGGTGA
- a CDS encoding thiazole synthase has protein sequence MDDEPLTLGGLRLTSRLIMGTGGAPSLEVLRGALAASGTELTTVAMRRLDPGVRGSVLSVLTELGIRPLPNTAGCYTAGEAVLTARLAREALGTDLIKLEVIADERTLLPDPVATLDAAETLVDDGFTVLPYTNDDPVLARRLEDAGCAAIMPLGSPIGSGLGIRNPHNFQLIVERASVPVILDAGAGTASDAAVAMELGCAGVMLASAVTRAQRPVLMAEAMRHAVTAGRLAHLAGRIPRRHFAEASSPTTGLAALDPERPAFSH, from the coding sequence ATGGACGACGAACCACTGACGCTGGGCGGCCTGCGGCTGACCTCGCGCCTGATCATGGGCACCGGCGGCGCGCCCAGCCTGGAGGTGCTGCGCGGCGCGCTGGCGGCCTCGGGCACGGAGCTGACGACGGTGGCGATGCGCCGCCTCGACCCCGGGGTGCGCGGCTCGGTGCTGTCCGTGCTGACGGAGCTGGGCATCCGCCCGCTGCCCAACACGGCGGGCTGCTACACGGCGGGCGAGGCGGTGCTGACGGCGCGGCTGGCGCGGGAGGCACTGGGCACGGACCTGATCAAGCTGGAGGTCATCGCCGACGAGCGCACCCTGCTGCCCGATCCGGTGGCCACGCTGGACGCCGCCGAGACGCTGGTGGACGACGGCTTCACGGTCCTGCCGTACACGAACGACGACCCCGTGCTGGCGCGGCGACTGGAGGACGCGGGCTGCGCGGCGATCATGCCGCTGGGCTCCCCCATCGGCTCCGGCCTCGGCATCCGCAACCCGCACAACTTCCAGCTCATCGTGGAACGCGCGTCGGTCCCCGTGATCCTGGACGCGGGCGCGGGCACCGCGTCGGACGCGGCGGTGGCGATGGAGCTGGGTTGCGCGGGCGTGATGCTGGCCTCGGCGGTGACGCGCGCCCAGCGCCCGGTGCTGATGGCCGAGGCGATGCGTCACGCCGTGACGGCGGGCCGCCTGGCCCACTTGGCGGGCAGGATCCCCCGCCGCCACTTCGCGGAGGCGTCCTCGCCGACGACGGGCCTGGCGGCGCTCGATCCGGAACGTCCGGCCTTCTCGCACTGA
- the thiS gene encoding sulfur carrier protein ThiS: MTTVSVNGEPREIPVGTTLDRLVAGLTPAPGGIAAAVNETVVPRGRWPVTALTDGDRVEVLTAVQGG; the protein is encoded by the coding sequence GTGACCACCGTATCGGTCAACGGCGAGCCCCGCGAGATCCCGGTGGGCACCACGCTGGACCGGCTGGTCGCGGGCCTCACCCCGGCCCCGGGCGGGATCGCCGCCGCCGTCAACGAGACCGTGGTCCCGCGCGGCCGGTGGCCGGTCACCGCGCTGACCGACGGTGACCGCGTCGAGGTGCTGACCGCCGTACAGGGAGGCTGA
- the thiO gene encoding glycine oxidase ThiO, producing the protein MTSCEVAVCDVAVVGGGVIGLVTAWRAARRGLRVAVVDPRPGGGAARVAAGMLAAVTELHHGEEALLDLNLASAARYPDFAAELAEAAGAGIGYRACGTLAVALDADDRALLRDLHQLQRRCGLDTQWLTGRECRKLEPMLAPGIRGGLRVDGDHQTDPRLLTAALLTACERAGVVFHRCEARELTLSATGERATGVTLDDGTALAAGQTVLAGGSRSADLAGLPPEVAVPVRPVKGQILRLRVLPGPTPFLSRTVRAVVRGGHVYLVPRLSGELVVGATSEERGWDTTVTAGGVYELLRDAHELVPGITELPLVETRAGLRPTTPDNAPLLGPTELPGLHLATGHHRNGVLLAPITGEALAECLVSGELPDYARPFHARRFSRAVREVPA; encoded by the coding sequence GTGACCTCATGCGAGGTGGCGGTTTGTGATGTGGCGGTCGTCGGCGGCGGCGTCATCGGGCTGGTAACGGCCTGGCGGGCGGCGCGGCGCGGGCTGCGGGTCGCCGTCGTCGATCCGCGTCCGGGCGGCGGGGCGGCGCGGGTGGCCGCCGGGATGCTGGCGGCCGTGACCGAACTGCACCATGGCGAGGAGGCGTTGCTCGACCTCAATCTGGCGTCCGCCGCGCGTTATCCGGACTTCGCGGCCGAGCTCGCGGAGGCGGCCGGCGCCGGGATCGGATACCGGGCGTGCGGCACGCTGGCCGTCGCGCTCGACGCCGACGACCGGGCGCTGCTGCGGGATCTGCACCAGCTCCAGCGGCGCTGCGGGCTGGACACGCAGTGGCTGACGGGCCGGGAGTGCCGGAAGCTGGAGCCGATGCTCGCGCCCGGCATCCGGGGCGGGCTGCGCGTGGACGGCGACCACCAGACCGATCCCCGACTGCTCACGGCCGCGCTGCTGACCGCCTGCGAGCGCGCGGGAGTCGTCTTCCACCGGTGCGAGGCACGGGAGTTGACGCTGTCCGCGACGGGGGAACGGGCCACCGGGGTGACGCTGGACGACGGAACGGCGCTGGCCGCCGGGCAGACGGTGCTGGCCGGTGGCTCCCGCAGCGCCGACCTGGCCGGGCTGCCGCCGGAAGTCGCGGTGCCGGTACGGCCGGTGAAGGGCCAGATCCTGCGGCTGCGCGTCCTCCCCGGGCCGACGCCGTTCCTCTCCCGCACGGTGCGGGCCGTGGTGCGCGGCGGGCACGTCTACCTGGTGCCGCGCCTCAGCGGCGAGCTGGTCGTCGGGGCGACCTCGGAGGAGCGGGGCTGGGACACGACGGTGACGGCCGGCGGCGTGTACGAACTGCTGCGGGACGCCCATGAGTTGGTCCCCGGCATCACGGAGCTGCCGCTCGTGGAGACGCGCGCCGGACTGCGCCCCACCACCCCGGACAACGCGCCGCTGCTCGGCCCGACCGAGCTGCCCGGCCTGCACCTGGCCACCGGGCACCACCGCAACGGCGTGCTGCTCGCCCCGATCACCGGTGAGGCGCTGGCCGAGTGCCTGGTCTCGGGCGAACTGCCGGACTACGCCCGCCCGTTCCACGCGCGACGCTTCTCCCGCGCCGTCCGGGAGGTGCCCGCGTGA
- a CDS encoding NAD(P)/FAD-dependent oxidoreductase: MTDVTEQRGGQSGRVVVAGAGLAGVRTAAELREQGWAGAITLVGAEPHRPYDRPPLSKELLLGKAEEAPLDVDFAALGVELLLGRAATGVRTADRLLDTAAGPLPYDHLVLATGAEPVTLPGTASVPGVHLLRTLDDARRLKPVLDARGSVVAVGAGWIGAEAATAARAAGCRVTVVEAGHHPLPGVLPGEVTEPMRRWYADAGAELRTGQAVTAVRDGEVELADGTVLGADAVLVGIGSRPATGWLAGSGIGLAPDGSLRADERLRTDAPGVYAVGDCASFPSARYGRRLLVHHWDNALTGPRTVAAGILGRTDAAHDPVPYFWSEQFGHHVQYAGHHGPGDRPLWRGEPGGEDGWTVCWLRGGDGPEGASAAVPTAVLAVDRPRDLTQGRRLIERGAALDPERAADPSVPLKAAAR; encoded by the coding sequence GTGACGGACGTGACGGAACAGCGGGGCGGGCAGTCGGGGCGCGTGGTCGTCGCCGGAGCCGGACTGGCCGGGGTGCGGACCGCAGCCGAGCTCAGGGAACAGGGCTGGGCGGGCGCGATCACCCTCGTCGGCGCCGAGCCGCACCGGCCCTACGACCGGCCGCCGCTGTCCAAGGAGCTGCTGCTCGGCAAGGCCGAAGAGGCCCCGCTCGACGTGGACTTCGCCGCGCTCGGCGTCGAGCTGCTGCTCGGCCGCGCCGCGACCGGCGTGCGCACCGCCGACCGGCTGCTGGACACCGCTGCCGGGCCGCTGCCCTACGACCACCTCGTGCTGGCCACCGGCGCCGAGCCGGTCACGCTGCCCGGCACCGCGTCCGTGCCCGGCGTGCACCTGCTGCGCACCCTGGACGACGCGCGCCGCCTGAAGCCCGTCCTTGACGCGCGCGGCAGCGTGGTCGCGGTCGGCGCCGGCTGGATCGGCGCCGAGGCCGCCACCGCCGCGCGCGCGGCCGGCTGCCGGGTCACCGTCGTGGAGGCCGGCCACCACCCGCTGCCCGGCGTGCTGCCCGGCGAGGTCACCGAGCCCATGCGGCGCTGGTACGCCGACGCGGGCGCCGAGCTGCGCACCGGGCAGGCCGTCACCGCCGTCCGCGACGGCGAGGTCGAGCTGGCGGACGGCACCGTGCTCGGCGCCGACGCCGTCCTCGTCGGCATCGGCTCCCGCCCGGCGACCGGCTGGCTGGCGGGCTCCGGCATCGGCCTCGCCCCCGACGGCTCCCTCCGGGCGGACGAACGGCTGCGCACCGACGCCCCCGGCGTGTACGCGGTGGGCGACTGCGCCTCGTTCCCCTCGGCGCGCTACGGGCGGCGGCTGCTCGTCCACCACTGGGACAACGCCCTGACCGGGCCGCGCACCGTCGCCGCCGGCATCCTCGGCCGGACCGACGCCGCCCACGACCCGGTGCCGTACTTCTGGTCCGAACAGTTCGGCCACCACGTCCAGTACGCCGGGCACCACGGCCCCGGCGACCGGCCGCTGTGGCGCGGCGAGCCGGGCGGCGAGGACGGCTGGACGGTGTGCTGGCTGCGCGGTGGCGACGGGCCGGAGGGCGCGTCGGCCGCGGTGCCGACCGCCGTGCTGGCGGTGGACCGGCCCAGGGACCTCACGCAGGGCCGCCGCCTGATCGAACGCGGCGCGGCGCTCGATCCGGAGCGGGCCGCCGACCCGTCCGTCCCCCTGAAGGCCGCCGCCCGCTGA
- a CDS encoding Rv2175c family DNA-binding protein, which yields MTEIDARIDALVPDWLTLPDIAEQLGVEVTRVRQLVKEGQLIAVRRGENRVLQVPADFLDGEKIVKGLTGCLTLLRDDGFTDQEMLEWLFTPDDSLPGTPAQALRENRGTEVKRRAQALAV from the coding sequence GTGACCGAGATTGATGCAAGGATCGACGCTCTCGTCCCCGACTGGCTCACCCTTCCCGACATCGCCGAGCAGCTCGGCGTCGAGGTGACCCGCGTGCGGCAGTTGGTCAAGGAGGGCCAGCTCATCGCCGTGCGCCGGGGGGAGAACCGGGTCCTCCAGGTGCCCGCCGACTTCCTCGACGGCGAGAAGATCGTCAAGGGCCTGACCGGCTGCCTGACCCTGCTGCGGGACGACGGCTTCACCGACCAGGAGATGCTGGAGTGGCTGTTCACCCCCGATGACAGCCTCCCCGGCACACCCGCCCAAGCTCTGCGGGAGAATCGCGGGACCGAGGTGAAGCGTCGCGCCCAGGCGCTCGCCGTGTGA
- the thiE gene encoding thiamine phosphate synthase, producing MLADARLYLCTDARKKQGDLAAFLDAVLAGGVDIVQLRDKGMEAAEELEWLEVFADACRRHGRLLAVNDRADIAHAARSDVLHLGQGDLPVPAARAILGGGVLIGRSTHAEAEVDAAVADPAVDYFCTGPCWPTPTKPGRPAPGLSLVRYAASVAGERPWFAIGGIDAGSLDQVLDAGARRVVVVRALTEADDPGAAAAGLARRLRERPQTGR from the coding sequence ATGCTCGCCGACGCCCGGCTCTATCTGTGCACCGACGCCAGGAAGAAGCAGGGCGACCTGGCGGCGTTCCTGGACGCCGTGCTGGCGGGCGGCGTGGACATCGTGCAGCTGCGGGACAAGGGGATGGAGGCCGCCGAGGAGCTGGAGTGGCTGGAGGTGTTCGCCGACGCCTGTCGGCGGCACGGCCGGCTCCTCGCGGTCAACGACCGGGCCGACATCGCCCACGCCGCCCGCTCCGACGTGCTGCACCTGGGCCAGGGCGACCTGCCCGTGCCCGCCGCCCGGGCCATCCTGGGCGGCGGGGTGCTCATCGGTCGTTCCACCCATGCCGAGGCCGAGGTGGACGCCGCTGTCGCCGACCCGGCCGTGGACTATTTCTGCACCGGGCCCTGCTGGCCCACCCCCACCAAGCCGGGGCGGCCCGCGCCGGGGCTGTCCCTGGTGCGGTACGCCGCCTCGGTGGCGGGTGAGCGTCCGTGGTTCGCCATCGGCGGCATCGACGCGGGCAGCCTCGACCAGGTGCTCGACGCCGGGGCCCGGCGGGTGGTGGTCGTGCGGGCGCTGACGGAGGCCGACGACCCGGGCGCGGCGGCGGCAGGGCTGGCCCGGCGGCTGCGCGAGCGTCCGCAGACCGGACGGTAG